One part of the Methylobacterium terrae genome encodes these proteins:
- a CDS encoding response regulator, with translation MSTAQLVVQHLPYLRRYARALTGSQVAGDAYVAATLETLVNEPETLGRSTNVKADLFRVFTRIWNSLSVNGQTEQAQHDLPAEVRLGQITPLPRQAFLLSCLEGFSEEDAATILGVDVSEVRDLVDEAGRELAADMATEILIIEDEPLIAMDLEALVEGLGHNVTGVARTRTEAVKLASTKRPGLILADIQLADGSSGLDAVNDLLKSFEVPVIFITAYPERFLTGERPEPAFLIAKPFQPANVSAVISQALFFQQSARRREAPATA, from the coding sequence ATGTCGACAGCACAACTCGTGGTGCAGCACCTGCCTTACCTGCGTCGCTACGCGCGCGCCCTGACGGGCAGCCAGGTGGCCGGCGATGCCTACGTGGCCGCGACGCTCGAGACGCTCGTGAACGAGCCCGAGACCCTCGGGCGCAGCACCAACGTCAAGGCCGACCTGTTCCGCGTCTTCACCCGGATCTGGAACTCGCTCTCCGTCAACGGCCAGACCGAGCAGGCGCAGCACGACCTGCCGGCCGAGGTGCGCTTAGGCCAGATCACGCCGCTGCCGCGTCAGGCCTTCCTGCTCTCCTGCCTCGAGGGCTTCTCCGAGGAGGACGCCGCGACCATCCTGGGCGTCGACGTCTCGGAGGTCCGCGACCTCGTCGACGAGGCCGGCCGCGAACTCGCCGCCGACATGGCGACCGAAATCCTCATCATCGAGGACGAGCCGCTGATCGCCATGGACCTCGAGGCCCTGGTCGAGGGCCTGGGCCACAACGTCACCGGCGTCGCCCGCACCCGCACGGAGGCCGTCAAGCTCGCCTCGACCAAGCGTCCGGGCCTGATCCTCGCCGACATCCAGCTCGCCGACGGCTCCTCGGGCCTCGACGCGGTCAACGATCTCCTGAAGTCGTTCGAGGTGCCGGTGATCTTCATCACCGCCTACCCGGAACGCTTCCTCACCGGCGAGCGGCCGGAGCCGGCCTTCCTGATCGCGAAGCCCTTCCAGCCCGCCAACGTCTCGGCGGTGATCAGCCAGGCGCTGTTCTTCCAGCAGAGCGCCCGCCGGCGCGAGGCGCCCGCCACCGCCTGA
- a CDS encoding general stress protein gives MATGNSTSKRGFASMDLERQREIASKGGRSVPAEKRSFSQDRELASSAGRKGGQASGSGRATDE, from the coding sequence ATGGCTACCGGAAATTCGACCTCGAAGCGCGGCTTCGCGTCCATGGACCTGGAGCGTCAGCGCGAGATCGCCAGCAAGGGCGGCCGCAGCGTGCCGGCCGAGAAGCGGTCCTTCTCGCAGGATCGCGAACTGGCCTCGTCGGCCGGCCGCAAGGGCGGCCAGGCCTCGGGCAGCGGGCGCGCCACCGACGAGTGA
- a CDS encoding NepR family anti-sigma factor — protein sequence MIDGKGMQGPGGQGPRASGDDDPGPGPEQPALDRSVQGRIGSHLRAMYDELMQQPIPDRFADLIAELERNAAEAAPPSPSSPPEA from the coding sequence ATGATCGATGGCAAGGGGATGCAGGGCCCGGGGGGACAGGGCCCGCGAGCGTCCGGGGACGACGATCCGGGGCCTGGGCCCGAGCAGCCCGCTCTCGACCGCAGCGTCCAGGGACGCATCGGCTCGCACCTGCGTGCCATGTATGACGAGCTGATGCAGCAACCTATTCCCGACCGGTTCGCCGATCTGATCGCCGAACTCGAGCGCAACGCCGCCGAGGCGGCCCCGCCCTCCCCTTCCTCGCCGCCGGAAGCCTGA
- a CDS encoding DUF1328 domain-containing protein produces MLGWAVTFLVVALVAALFGFGGIAGTAVEAAKLIFFVAVVLFAISAVVGLMRGRSPTL; encoded by the coding sequence ATGCTGGGTTGGGCTGTTACTTTCCTCGTCGTGGCCCTGGTGGCCGCGCTGTTCGGGTTCGGCGGCATCGCCGGCACGGCCGTCGAGGCGGCCAAGCTGATCTTCTTCGTCGCCGTCGTGCTGTTCGCGATCTCGGCCGTGGTCGGCCTGATGCGGGGCCGTTCGCCCACGCTCTGA
- the recN gene encoding DNA repair protein RecN produces the protein MLVQLAIRDIVLIDKLELNFREGLSVLTGETGAGKSILLDAFTLALGGRGDGRLVRQGEAQGQVTAVFDVPADHPARTLAAAADIDTEGDLILRRIQVADGRTRAFVNDQPVGVQVLRAIGAALVEIHGQHDDRALSDSTTHRAILDAFGGLGSRQAAVADGARRVRQARTALAEHRARVEAARKEVDFLRHAVEELAALDPKPGEETELAERRTAMQQGEKVARELNEALDAVAGQGSPTAHLSAALRKLERRAAQAPGLVEPSINALDNALVALDEARTSLEDALQAAEFDPRELERVEERLFGLRAAGRKYNVAVDDLAALRQRYEGDVAVIDAGEEALGRLEADLATADAAYLEKAQSLSKGRRKAAAALDKAVQAELPPLKLERARFITEIVTDPEARDPAGLDRVEFWAQTNPGTRPGPMMKVASGGELSRFMLALKVVLADKGSAPTLIFDEIDTGVGGAVADAIGARLARLSARVQTVAVTHAPQVAARASTHFLIAKEAVKGSDRVATRVKPLAAMPRQEEIARMLAGATVTEEARAAAARLLQAAEA, from the coding sequence ATGCTGGTTCAGCTCGCGATCCGCGACATCGTCCTGATCGATAAGCTCGAGCTGAACTTTCGCGAAGGCCTGAGCGTCCTGACCGGGGAGACCGGCGCCGGCAAGTCGATCCTCCTCGATGCCTTCACGCTGGCGCTGGGCGGGCGCGGCGACGGGCGCCTGGTGCGCCAGGGCGAGGCGCAGGGGCAGGTCACGGCGGTGTTCGACGTACCCGCCGACCATCCGGCCCGGACGCTGGCGGCCGCCGCCGACATCGACACCGAGGGCGACCTGATCCTGCGCCGCATCCAGGTCGCGGACGGGCGCACCCGCGCCTTCGTCAACGACCAGCCGGTGGGCGTGCAGGTTCTGCGCGCGATCGGGGCGGCGCTCGTCGAGATCCACGGCCAGCACGACGACCGGGCGCTGTCCGATTCCACCACCCACCGGGCGATCCTCGACGCCTTCGGCGGGCTCGGATCGCGCCAGGCCGCGGTGGCGGACGGGGCGCGCCGGGTGCGCCAGGCCCGTACCGCGCTCGCCGAGCACCGTGCCCGGGTCGAGGCCGCCCGCAAGGAGGTCGATTTCCTGCGCCACGCCGTCGAGGAGCTCGCCGCCCTCGACCCGAAGCCCGGCGAGGAGACCGAGCTCGCCGAGCGCCGCACCGCGATGCAGCAGGGCGAGAAGGTCGCCCGCGAGCTCAACGAAGCCCTCGACGCCGTCGCCGGCCAGGGCTCGCCGACCGCCCATCTCTCGGCGGCTTTGCGCAAGCTCGAGCGCCGCGCCGCCCAGGCGCCGGGCCTCGTCGAGCCGAGCATCAACGCCCTCGACAACGCCCTCGTCGCCCTCGACGAGGCCCGCACCAGCCTGGAGGACGCGCTCCAGGCGGCGGAGTTCGATCCGCGCGAGCTGGAGCGGGTCGAGGAGCGCCTGTTCGGCCTGCGCGCCGCGGGACGAAAGTACAACGTCGCGGTCGACGACCTCGCGGCGCTCCGCCAGCGCTACGAGGGCGACGTCGCGGTCATCGATGCCGGCGAGGAAGCGCTCGGCCGGCTCGAGGCCGACCTCGCCACCGCCGATGCAGCCTATCTCGAGAAGGCGCAAAGCCTGAGCAAGGGGCGGCGCAAGGCGGCGGCCGCCCTCGACAAGGCGGTGCAGGCCGAGTTGCCGCCCTTGAAGCTCGAGCGCGCCCGCTTCATCACCGAGATCGTCACCGATCCGGAGGCCCGCGATCCCGCGGGCCTCGACCGGGTCGAGTTCTGGGCCCAGACCAATCCGGGCACCCGGCCCGGGCCGATGATGAAGGTCGCCTCGGGCGGCGAGCTGTCGCGGTTCATGCTCGCCCTCAAGGTGGTGCTGGCCGACAAGGGCTCGGCCCCGACGCTGATCTTCGACGAGATCGATACCGGCGTCGGCGGTGCGGTGGCGGACGCGATCGGCGCGCGCCTCGCCCGGCTCTCGGCCCGGGTCCAGACCGTGGCCGTCACCCACGCGCCCCAGGTCGCCGCCCGCGCCTCGACCCATTTCCTGATCGCCAAGGAGGCGGTGAAGGGCTCCGACCGGGTCGCCACCCGGGTCAAGCCGCTCGCCGCGATGCCACGCCAGGAGGAGATCGCCCGGATGCTCGCCGGCGCCACGGTCACCGAGGAGGCGCGCGCCGCCGCGGCCCGGCTGCTTCAGGCGGCCGAAGCCTGA